A single region of the Actinoplanes sp. SE50/110 genome encodes:
- the chvE gene encoding multiple monosaccharide ABC transporter substrate-binding protein, with the protein MRWYVVAVMVLATASGCSSADETTVEQKDRGTIGIAMPTTKSIRWVGDGKNIAQQFQVLGYKTDLQYAEDDIDKQISQIKAMLAAGEKALVVGAIDGTALKDVLAAAATAKVPVISYDRLIRDTPNITYYATFDNFRVGILQGTTIVKALHLAGSGGSHTIELFAGSADDNNATFFFNGAMSVLQPYLKSGRLRVVSGETSFQQVATQRWDNAVAKKRMQRLLAGPLRGTRVDAVLAPNDGLARGILEAVQEAGYAKPPVVTGQDAELDSVKLIAAGKQTETVYKDTRELAKVAVQMTNSLLLGGVPVVNDEKQYDNGVKVVPTFLLQPVNVDRSNYKRVLVDGGYYTADQLAG; encoded by the coding sequence ATGCGCTGGTACGTCGTCGCGGTGATGGTGCTCGCCACGGCCTCCGGCTGCAGCAGTGCGGACGAGACGACCGTCGAGCAGAAGGATCGGGGCACCATCGGGATCGCCATGCCGACCACCAAGTCGATCCGCTGGGTCGGGGACGGCAAGAACATCGCCCAGCAGTTCCAGGTGCTCGGCTACAAGACCGACCTGCAGTACGCCGAGGATGACATCGACAAACAGATCAGCCAGATCAAGGCGATGCTCGCCGCCGGGGAGAAGGCCCTGGTGGTCGGTGCGATCGACGGCACCGCGCTGAAGGACGTGCTGGCCGCCGCGGCGACCGCGAAGGTTCCGGTGATCTCCTACGACCGGCTGATCCGGGACACCCCGAACATCACCTACTACGCCACCTTCGACAACTTCCGGGTCGGCATCCTGCAGGGGACGACGATCGTGAAGGCACTCCACCTGGCGGGTTCGGGCGGCAGCCACACCATCGAGCTGTTCGCCGGGTCGGCGGACGACAACAACGCCACGTTCTTCTTCAACGGGGCGATGAGCGTGCTCCAGCCGTACCTAAAGTCCGGCCGGCTGCGGGTGGTCTCCGGTGAGACCTCGTTCCAGCAGGTCGCGACCCAGCGCTGGGACAACGCGGTGGCCAAGAAGCGGATGCAGCGGCTGCTCGCCGGCCCGCTGCGCGGCACCCGGGTGGACGCGGTGCTCGCCCCGAACGACGGCCTGGCCCGGGGCATCCTCGAAGCCGTCCAGGAGGCCGGGTACGCCAAACCACCGGTGGTCACGGGGCAGGACGCGGAACTCGACTCGGTCAAACTGATCGCCGCCGGCAAACAGACCGAGACCGTCTACAAGGACACCCGGGAGTTGGCCAAGGTGGCCGTGCAGATGACCAACTCGCTGCTGCTGGGCGGAGTGCCCGTGGTCAACGACGAGAAACAGTACGACAACGGTGTCAAGGTGGTCCCGACGTTCCTGCTGCAGCCGGTGAACGTGGACCGCTCCAACTACAAGCGGGTGCTGGTCGACGGCGGGTACTACACCGCCGACCAGCTGGCGGGGTGA
- a CDS encoding methyl-accepting chemotaxis protein → MIQRFLDLSVRTKLTILVAASILALAVCLVVTTINGRTADSTARDLENLNTASAMVLQLDREASELRANGIQSIVRSDPAKQSELLKARISEVDDLLTRLQAIDLPSGLDAAVGRIKAVTDDYTITLKRFVDAAAVDQAGARLAWEQVDVDNYLISAVLANERALFLDTVARANQNAAQSRATANHILWLAVAIAAILVCVLARLVVLSITRPLQRVRGALQAMADGDLTVAAEVRGQDEVGQMARALDEAQANTRRVVSSVAGSAQAVAAAAEQLTATASTMSRSADQAASQAQTASQAAEGVNDNVSSVAQGTHQMGDSIRDIAHNATEAARVAEQAVAVADATTTQVGKLGESSREIAEVIKVITSIAEQTNLLALNATIEAARAGELGKGFAVVAGEVKELAQETARATDDISRRVQAIQADTAGAVTAIGEITSVIASINDYQATIAAAVAQQTATTEQMSHNVALAASGAGDIAANITGLATATQVSTEGIAQSQQAVTELSQMANNLQTLVSHFRY, encoded by the coding sequence ATGATCCAGCGCTTCCTCGACCTGTCGGTCCGGACCAAATTGACCATCCTGGTCGCCGCCAGCATCCTGGCCCTGGCCGTCTGCCTGGTGGTGACCACGATCAACGGTCGTACCGCCGACAGCACCGCCCGCGACCTGGAGAACCTGAACACGGCCAGCGCGATGGTGCTGCAGCTCGACCGGGAGGCCAGCGAGCTGCGCGCCAACGGCATCCAGTCGATCGTCCGCAGCGACCCGGCCAAGCAGAGCGAGCTGCTGAAGGCCCGGATCTCCGAGGTCGACGACCTGCTGACCAGGCTGCAGGCGATCGACCTGCCCAGCGGGCTGGACGCGGCGGTCGGCCGGATCAAGGCGGTCACCGACGACTACACCATCACGCTGAAGCGCTTCGTCGACGCGGCCGCCGTCGACCAGGCCGGCGCCCGGCTCGCCTGGGAGCAGGTCGACGTCGACAACTACCTGATCAGCGCGGTGCTGGCGAACGAGCGGGCGCTGTTCCTGGACACCGTGGCCCGGGCCAACCAGAACGCCGCGCAGAGCCGGGCCACCGCCAACCACATCCTGTGGCTGGCCGTCGCGATCGCCGCGATCCTGGTCTGCGTGCTGGCCCGGCTGGTCGTCCTGTCGATCACCCGGCCGCTGCAGCGGGTCCGCGGCGCGCTGCAGGCGATGGCCGACGGCGACCTGACCGTCGCCGCCGAGGTCCGCGGCCAGGACGAGGTCGGCCAGATGGCCCGCGCCCTGGACGAGGCGCAGGCCAACACCCGGCGGGTGGTGTCCTCGGTGGCCGGCTCGGCGCAGGCCGTCGCGGCCGCCGCCGAGCAGCTCACCGCGACCGCGAGCACCATGTCCCGGTCCGCCGACCAGGCCGCCTCGCAGGCACAGACCGCGTCGCAGGCCGCCGAGGGCGTCAACGACAACGTCAGCAGCGTCGCGCAGGGCACCCACCAGATGGGCGACTCGATCCGGGACATCGCGCACAACGCGACCGAGGCCGCCCGGGTGGCCGAGCAGGCGGTGGCGGTCGCCGACGCGACCACCACCCAGGTCGGCAAGCTGGGCGAGTCGTCCCGCGAGATCGCCGAGGTGATCAAAGTGATCACCAGCATCGCCGAGCAGACCAACCTGCTCGCGCTGAACGCCACCATCGAGGCGGCCCGGGCCGGCGAACTCGGCAAGGGTTTCGCCGTGGTCGCCGGCGAGGTGAAGGAACTCGCCCAGGAGACCGCCCGGGCCACCGACGACATCTCCCGCCGGGTCCAGGCCATCCAGGCCGACACGGCCGGAGCGGTCACCGCGATCGGCGAGATCACCTCGGTCATCGCCAGCATCAACGACTACCAGGCCACGATCGCCGCGGCGGTCGCCCAGCAGACCGCCACCACCGAGCAGATGAGCCACAACGTGGCCCTGGCCGCTTCCGGTGCCGGCGACATCGCCGCCAACATCACCGGCCTGGCGACCGCCACCCAGGTCAGCACCGAGGGCATCGCGCAGTCCCAGCAGGCGGTGACCGAGCTCAGCCAGATGGCCAACAACCTGCAGACCCTGGTCAGCCACTTCCGCTACTGA
- a CDS encoding SAM-dependent methyltransferase: MTIDKLDTGVPHPARRYNYWLGGKDNFAADRESGDLLARSYPAARIAARANRAFLRRAVGHLAGEAGIRQFLDIGTGLPTADNTHQVAQRVAPDSRIVYVDNDPMVMVHARALLTSTPEGRTRYLEQDLRRPEEILAALDILDLTRPVALILVAVIHFLPDHARATEIVHTLVDALPAGSYLTMTSATTDFLTPELKANWDESLRTGRSDVHPRTRAAFEDYFAGLDPIAPGITAIGDWRPDPADPEHPTPVDASLFGAVARKP; the protein is encoded by the coding sequence GTGACGATCGACAAGCTCGACACCGGGGTGCCGCACCCGGCCCGCCGCTACAACTACTGGCTGGGCGGCAAGGACAACTTCGCCGCCGACCGGGAGTCCGGCGACCTGCTGGCCCGGTCCTACCCCGCGGCCCGGATCGCCGCCCGCGCCAACCGCGCCTTCCTGCGCCGCGCCGTCGGCCACCTGGCCGGCGAGGCCGGCATCCGCCAGTTCCTGGACATCGGCACCGGCCTGCCCACCGCCGACAACACCCACCAGGTCGCCCAGCGGGTCGCCCCGGACAGCCGGATCGTCTACGTCGACAACGACCCGATGGTCATGGTCCACGCCCGAGCCCTGCTCACCAGCACCCCCGAAGGCCGCACCCGCTACCTGGAGCAGGACCTGCGCCGGCCCGAGGAGATCCTGGCCGCCCTCGACATCCTCGACCTGACCCGGCCGGTCGCGCTGATCCTGGTCGCCGTCATCCACTTCCTCCCCGACCACGCCCGCGCCACCGAGATCGTCCACACCCTCGTCGACGCCCTCCCGGCCGGCAGCTACCTGACGATGACCAGCGCCACCACCGACTTCCTCACCCCGGAACTGAAGGCGAACTGGGACGAGTCGCTGCGCACCGGCCGCTCCGACGTCCACCCGCGCACCCGCGCCGCGTTCGAGGACTATTTCGCCGGCCTCGACCCGATCGCGCCCGGCATCACGGCGATCGGCGACTGGCGCCCCGACCCCGCCGACCCGGAACACCCCACCCCGGTCGACGCCTCCCTCTTCGGCGCCGTCGCCCGGAAGCCCTGA
- a CDS encoding HAD domain-containing protein, translated as MLGRPLVFLDVDGPLIPFRARTVGAAPPAPDGGNPLLHRIDPEDGRRLRKLPADLVWATTWMDEANEVVAPRLGLPPLPVVDWPDEAPLPGLHWKTAFLVTWAAGRSFVWIDDELTDNDRRWVAAHHPGRALLHRVDGNRGLTDADFFTVGAWLMIHG; from the coding sequence GTGCTGGGCCGACCGCTGGTGTTTCTCGACGTGGACGGGCCGCTGATCCCGTTCCGCGCCCGGACCGTCGGCGCCGCCCCACCGGCTCCGGACGGCGGCAATCCGCTGCTGCACCGGATCGACCCGGAGGACGGGCGGCGGCTGCGGAAACTCCCGGCCGACCTGGTCTGGGCCACCACCTGGATGGACGAGGCGAACGAGGTGGTCGCCCCGCGGCTCGGCCTGCCCCCGCTCCCGGTCGTCGACTGGCCGGACGAGGCGCCGCTGCCCGGCCTGCACTGGAAGACGGCGTTCCTGGTGACCTGGGCGGCCGGCCGCAGCTTCGTCTGGATCGACGACGAGCTGACCGACAACGATCGCCGCTGGGTGGCCGCGCACCATCCGGGCCGGGCCCTGCTGCACCGGGTGGACGGCAACCGCGGCCTCACCGACGCCGACTTCTTCACCGTCGGCGCCTGGCTGATGATCCACGGGTGA
- a CDS encoding Hsp70 family protein, producing the protein MQSAPRLAIDYGSACTRAVLAWPDRPWQPLLVEGTAEPSSAVHVGADGALTAGAAAWRLAADDPAGFVESPLAAGVGTVRVRGRNVEIAGLVAATLRLIAAEAVRMAGVLPADVRMSVPAGWDPARRTWLRQAAHQAGLNRPQLVEAPVAALVATRCTARPIPVLDPPSAAGPPSSRPSGGGTTYAATTAPSRFVLVCDVGATAEVSVLRADLSGAEVMSTVTGVDAGGRAIDDRLVSMLLHREATAAPTRPSPATTPVGSTTTRRVPDLDTTRRVPDLDTTRRVPDLDTTRRVPDPDTTGRAADAATVATGPAVAAEARPAAGAGSPAADREGAAGAGPPGAEPPAGAGWGSAVDVAAVLRDGAAATVAVLRTGKEAVSQQPAVTVPLPAPGAAVVLSTTLVERAAEPVLRRLPELAAEALRAAELGRNDIAEVYAVGAAAAMPALPRVLERELGRPVRVAALPGAAVVLGVAEAEGAAAPAGEPAPEVPRLTVLRVLGLILPGAASVALFSHFVFTARGRTASSWGELAIAGVLALMLCLAAGPWIGAALARDAGLRGRWDAAGQISAGLLTADAFGVTVAALYAVAAGLYLVAPFGEPLQWSLLPVLPAALLAAAVAVIVRRRLIPPVIVESPLVATIILSIGSLLYALTVRAGFPPAAALWGTAATRTGGALIGVGVALLLFRITVLRGITAVVLGVFGFFIADPRAVGVFGVGIGIAVAVWWGQRLLTLVRP; encoded by the coding sequence ATGCAGAGCGCGCCGCGACTGGCGATCGACTACGGTTCCGCGTGCACCCGCGCGGTGCTGGCCTGGCCCGACCGCCCCTGGCAGCCGCTGCTCGTCGAGGGCACCGCGGAGCCGTCCAGCGCGGTCCACGTCGGTGCGGACGGCGCCCTCACCGCGGGCGCCGCGGCCTGGCGGCTCGCCGCCGACGACCCGGCCGGTTTCGTGGAGTCGCCGCTGGCCGCCGGGGTCGGGACGGTCCGGGTCCGCGGCCGCAACGTGGAGATCGCCGGCCTCGTCGCCGCCACCCTGCGCCTGATCGCGGCCGAGGCGGTGCGGATGGCCGGCGTGCTGCCCGCCGACGTCCGGATGAGCGTTCCCGCCGGCTGGGACCCGGCCCGCCGCACCTGGCTGCGGCAGGCCGCCCACCAGGCCGGGCTCAACCGTCCGCAGCTCGTCGAGGCGCCGGTCGCGGCGCTGGTCGCCACCCGCTGCACCGCACGGCCGATCCCCGTTCTGGATCCGCCGTCCGCCGCCGGACCGCCGTCGTCCCGGCCGTCCGGCGGCGGTACGACGTATGCCGCCACGACCGCCCCCAGCCGGTTCGTGCTGGTCTGCGATGTCGGCGCGACCGCCGAGGTCAGCGTGCTGCGCGCCGACCTGTCCGGCGCCGAGGTGATGTCCACGGTGACCGGCGTCGACGCCGGTGGCCGCGCCATCGACGACCGCCTCGTCAGCATGCTCCTGCACCGCGAAGCCACCGCCGCACCCACCCGCCCGTCGCCCGCCACGACCCCGGTCGGATCCACCACGACCCGCCGGGTCCCCGACCTGGACACGACCCGCCGGGTCCCCGACCTGGACACGACCCGCCGGGTCCCCGACCTGGACACGACCCGCCGGGTCCCCGACCCGGACACCACCGGCCGAGCCGCCGATGCGGCCACCGTCGCCACCGGGCCCGCCGTCGCTGCGGAAGCCCGGCCCGCGGCCGGTGCCGGCTCACCCGCCGCCGACCGCGAAGGCGCGGCGGGCGCGGGCCCGCCCGGCGCCGAGCCGCCGGCCGGTGCGGGCTGGGGGAGTGCGGTGGATGTGGCAGCGGTGTTGCGGGACGGGGCGGCCGCCACGGTGGCGGTGTTGCGTACCGGCAAGGAGGCTGTCTCGCAGCAGCCGGCCGTGACCGTGCCGCTGCCCGCGCCCGGAGCGGCCGTCGTGCTCAGCACGACCCTGGTGGAACGGGCCGCCGAACCGGTCCTGCGGCGTCTCCCCGAGCTGGCCGCGGAGGCGTTGCGCGCCGCCGAGCTGGGCAGGAACGACATCGCGGAGGTGTACGCGGTGGGTGCCGCCGCCGCGATGCCCGCCCTGCCGCGGGTGCTGGAACGCGAGCTGGGCCGGCCGGTCCGGGTCGCCGCCCTGCCCGGGGCGGCGGTGGTGCTCGGTGTCGCCGAAGCCGAGGGCGCCGCGGCGCCGGCCGGCGAACCGGCCCCCGAGGTCCCCCGGCTGACCGTGCTCCGGGTGCTGGGCCTGATCCTGCCCGGGGCGGCTTCGGTGGCGCTGTTCAGCCATTTCGTGTTCACCGCCCGGGGGCGGACCGCCTCGAGCTGGGGTGAGCTGGCCATCGCCGGGGTGCTCGCGCTGATGCTGTGCCTGGCCGCCGGCCCGTGGATCGGCGCGGCGCTGGCCCGCGACGCCGGACTGCGCGGGCGCTGGGACGCCGCCGGGCAGATCTCCGCCGGGCTGCTCACCGCGGACGCGTTCGGGGTGACCGTCGCCGCACTGTACGCGGTGGCGGCCGGCCTCTACCTGGTGGCGCCGTTCGGCGAGCCGCTGCAGTGGTCTTTGCTGCCGGTGCTGCCCGCCGCCCTGCTGGCCGCGGCCGTCGCAGTGATCGTCCGGCGGCGGTTGATCCCGCCGGTGATCGTCGAATCCCCGCTGGTCGCGACCATCATCCTGAGCATCGGCAGCCTGCTGTACGCGCTGACGGTCCGGGCCGGCTTCCCGCCCGCGGCCGCACTGTGGGGTACGGCCGCCACCCGCACCGGCGGCGCGCTGATCGGCGTCGGCGTCGCGCTGCTGCTGTTCCGGATCACGGTGCTGCGCGGCATCACCGCGGTCGTCCTCGGCGTCTTCGGCTTCTTCATCGCGGATCCCCGCGCGGTCGGCGTCTTCGGCGTCGGCATCGGCATCGCGGTCGCCGTCTGGTGGGGCCAGCGCCTGCTCACCCTGGTCCGCCCCTGA
- a CDS encoding serine hydrolase yields the protein MVLGGGGLIYAGLDGGSGGGVVSSALSLDGSDTSTKGASPSPTGPSPEELARAARAQQAKALTAALTKLSAASPEFSVAVLDKTTGESFAFRGDEHYDTASIVKAQILACMLLKDQDAGRDPSSAEMALAKPMIQFSDNNATTSLFGRIGGKAAVGRCNKRLGLTATEVASSWGFTRTTANDQVKLLAKFVDVKGPLDADSRKTAFKLMNTVSKGQTWGVPSIARSGETTTVKNGWDTRSADGGLWAINTIGRVTGGRVDVSVAVLSHNNRSQPAGQALVEKVAKLTRQYLKY from the coding sequence GTGGTCCTCGGCGGTGGCGGCCTGATCTACGCGGGCCTCGACGGCGGGTCCGGCGGTGGAGTCGTGTCCAGCGCCCTGAGCCTGGACGGGTCGGACACCTCGACCAAGGGCGCATCCCCGTCGCCGACCGGCCCGAGCCCCGAGGAGCTGGCCCGGGCCGCGCGGGCGCAGCAGGCCAAGGCGCTGACCGCCGCGCTGACGAAGCTTTCCGCGGCCTCGCCGGAGTTCTCGGTCGCCGTGCTGGACAAGACGACCGGTGAGTCCTTCGCCTTCCGGGGCGACGAGCACTATGACACGGCCAGCATCGTCAAGGCGCAGATTCTCGCCTGCATGCTGCTCAAGGACCAGGACGCCGGGCGCGATCCGAGTTCGGCCGAGATGGCCCTGGCCAAGCCGATGATCCAGTTCAGCGACAACAATGCGACCACCTCGCTGTTCGGCCGGATCGGCGGCAAGGCGGCGGTCGGCAGATGCAACAAGCGTCTCGGCCTGACCGCGACCGAGGTCGCCTCGTCCTGGGGTTTCACCCGGACCACCGCCAACGACCAGGTCAAGCTGCTCGCCAAGTTCGTCGACGTGAAGGGTCCGCTGGACGCGGATTCCCGCAAGACCGCGTTCAAGCTGATGAACACCGTCAGCAAGGGGCAGACCTGGGGAGTGCCGTCGATCGCGCGCAGCGGCGAGACGACCACCGTCAAGAACGGCTGGGACACCCGCTCGGCCGACGGCGGCCTGTGGGCGATCAACACGATCGGCCGGGTCACCGGGGGCCGGGTGGACGTGTCGGTGGCCGTCCTCTCGCACAACAACCGGTCCCAGCCGGCCGGTCAGGCCCTGGTGGAGAAGGTCGCCAAGCTGACCCGGCAGTATCTGAAGTACTGA